A genomic window from Punica granatum isolate Tunisia-2019 chromosome 2, ASM765513v2, whole genome shotgun sequence includes:
- the LOC116195173 gene encoding flavonol 3-O-glucosyltransferase-like isoform X2 yields MMSLLPEKHIAVLPFIGASHFQPLVNLVLKLAAAAPRVLFSLLIATGDKHLLSCSDLPVNVKLYEAISSPWLSPPPGESRKEKMQQFLEGAPRTYEMAIAVAEETAGVKVSCLLTDVFFTFASTLAEKKQVKWISLWVSSPQVLSAYAYSDVIIQKFRHDEEARSQPERTLEGIPGLSRMRIKDLPEALQHTYLDDMYTLFRVFRELGTVLPRADAVLVISYDEVTPEPLVANLKSKFQELLLVGSLTASFTPPLHDSGSNKTGCLAWLDKQKHQSVAYISFGTVVGLPPEELFILAEALEASRTPYLWSLKDHLYGPECGLSSGPACALLDHAAWECPPSHGDA; encoded by the exons ATGATGAGCCTCTTGCCAGAGAAACACATAGCCGTGTTGCCGTTCATCGGGGCAAGCCATTTTCAGCCTCTTGTCAACCTCGTGCTGAAGCTAGCAGCCGCTGCCCCAAGGGTACTCTTCTCTTTACTCATAGCAACCGGGGACAAACATCTTTTATCTTGTTCCGATTTGCCAGTTAACGTGAAATTATATGAGGCTATTAGCTCGCCATGGCTAAGTCCCCCGCCGGGCGAATCCCGAAAGGAGAAGATGCAGCAGTTCTTGGAGGGGGCTCCAAGGACCTACGAAATGGCAATCGCGGTCGCAGAGGAAACTGCTGGAGTGAAGGTGAGTTGCCTTCTTACCGATGTGTTCTTCACCTTTGCCAGCACGCTTGCAGAGAAGAAGCAGGTGAAGTGGATCTCTTTATGGGTGTCCTCACCACAAGTTCTCTCCGCATACGCTTACTCTGATGTGATCATTCAGAAGTTCCGCCATG atgaGGAGGCGCGGTCTCAACCAGAAAGGACCCTAGAGGGCATTCCTGGATTATCAAGAATGCGCATCAAGGATTTGCCGGAAGCACTCCAACACACCTACCTGGATGACATGTATACATTGTTCCGAGTGTTCCGTGAGCTCGGGACGGTGCTGCCACGAGCTGATGCCGTTCTGGTGATCTCCTATGATGAAGTGACTCCTGAGCCCTTGGTGGCGAACCTCAAGTCAAAGTTTCAGGAGCTGCTCCTCGTAGGCTCCCTCACAGCGTCGTTCACTCCACCTCTACATGACTCGGGATCAAATAAAACTGGTTGCCTTGCCTGGCTAGATAAGCAAAAGCACCAATCGGTGGCGTACATAAGTTTCGGGACTGTGGTGGGGCTTCCCCCGGAAGAATTATTCATCCTAGCAGAAGCTCTGGAGGCGAGCAGGACACCATACCTGTGGTCACTCAAGGACCacctgtacggacccgaatgtggactctcctcggggcccgcatgcgcgcttttggatcacgcagcttgggagtgtccaccttcccatggggatgcgtga
- the LOC116195173 gene encoding UDP-glycosyltransferase 78D4-like isoform X4 produces the protein MMSLLPEKHIAVLPFIGASHFQPLVNLVLKLAAAAPRVLFSLLIATGDKHLLSCSDLPVNVKLYEAISSPWLSPPPGESRKEKMQQFLEGAPRTYEMAIAVAEETAGVKKFRHDEEARSQPERTLEGIPGLSRMRIKDLPEALQHTYLDDMYTLFRVFRELGTVLPRADAVLVISYDEVTPEPLVANLKSKFQELLLVGSLTASFTPPLHDSGSNKTGCLAWLDKQKHQSVAYISFGTVVGLPPEELFILAEALEASRTPYLWSLKDHLYGPECGLSSGPACALLDHAAWECPPSHGDA, from the exons ATGATGAGCCTCTTGCCAGAGAAACACATAGCCGTGTTGCCGTTCATCGGGGCAAGCCATTTTCAGCCTCTTGTCAACCTCGTGCTGAAGCTAGCAGCCGCTGCCCCAAGGGTACTCTTCTCTTTACTCATAGCAACCGGGGACAAACATCTTTTATCTTGTTCCGATTTGCCAGTTAACGTGAAATTATATGAGGCTATTAGCTCGCCATGGCTAAGTCCCCCGCCGGGCGAATCCCGAAAGGAGAAGATGCAGCAGTTCTTGGAGGGGGCTCCAAGGACCTACGAAATGGCAATCGCGGTCGCAGAGGAAACTGCTGGAGTGAAG AAGTTCCGCCATG atgaGGAGGCGCGGTCTCAACCAGAAAGGACCCTAGAGGGCATTCCTGGATTATCAAGAATGCGCATCAAGGATTTGCCGGAAGCACTCCAACACACCTACCTGGATGACATGTATACATTGTTCCGAGTGTTCCGTGAGCTCGGGACGGTGCTGCCACGAGCTGATGCCGTTCTGGTGATCTCCTATGATGAAGTGACTCCTGAGCCCTTGGTGGCGAACCTCAAGTCAAAGTTTCAGGAGCTGCTCCTCGTAGGCTCCCTCACAGCGTCGTTCACTCCACCTCTACATGACTCGGGATCAAATAAAACTGGTTGCCTTGCCTGGCTAGATAAGCAAAAGCACCAATCGGTGGCGTACATAAGTTTCGGGACTGTGGTGGGGCTTCCCCCGGAAGAATTATTCATCCTAGCAGAAGCTCTGGAGGCGAGCAGGACACCATACCTGTGGTCACTCAAGGACCacctgtacggacccgaatgtggactctcctcggggcccgcatgcgcgcttttggatcacgcagcttgggagtgtccaccttcccatggggatgcgtga
- the LOC116195173 gene encoding flavonol 3-O-glucosyltransferase-like isoform X1: protein MMSLLPEKHIAVLPFIGASHFQPLVNLVLKLAAAAPRVLFSLLIATGDKHLLSCSDLPVNVKLYEAISSPWLSPPPGESRKEKMQQFLEGAPRTYEMAIAVAEETAGVKVSCLLTDVFFTFASTLAEKKQVKWISLWVSSPQVLSAYAYSDVIIQKFRHDEEARSQPERTLEGIPGLSRMRIKDLPEALQHTYLDDMYTLFRVFRELGTVLPRADAVLVISYDEVTPEPLVANLKSKFQELLLVGSLTASFTPPLHDSGSNKTGCLAWLDKQKHQSVAYISFGTVVGLPPEELFILAEALEASRTPYLWSLKDHLYGPECGLSSGPACALLDHAAWECPPSHGDA from the exons ATGATGAGCCTCTTGCCAGAGAAACACATAGCCGTGTTGCCGTTCATCGGGGCAAGCCATTTTCAGCCTCTTGTCAACCTCGTGCTGAAGCTAGCAGCCGCTGCCCCAAGGGTACTCTTCTCTTTACTCATAGCAACCGGGGACAAACATCTTTTATCTTGTTCCGATTTGCCAGTTAACGTGAAATTATATGAGGCTATTAGCTCGCCATGGCTAAGTCCCCCGCCGGGCGAATCCCGAAAGGAGAAGATGCAGCAGTTCTTGGAGGGGGCTCCAAGGACCTACGAAATGGCAATCGCGGTCGCAGAGGAAACTGCTGGAGTGAAGGTGAGTTGCCTTCTTACCGATGTGTTCTTCACCTTTGCCAGCACGCTTGCAGAGAAGAAGCAGGTGAAGTGGATCTCTTTATGGGTGTCCTCACCACAAGTTCTCTCCGCATACGCTTACTCTGATGTGATCATTCAGAAGTTCCGCCATGATgag GAGGCGCGGTCTCAACCAGAAAGGACCCTAGAGGGCATTCCTGGATTATCAAGAATGCGCATCAAGGATTTGCCGGAAGCACTCCAACACACCTACCTGGATGACATGTATACATTGTTCCGAGTGTTCCGTGAGCTCGGGACGGTGCTGCCACGAGCTGATGCCGTTCTGGTGATCTCCTATGATGAAGTGACTCCTGAGCCCTTGGTGGCGAACCTCAAGTCAAAGTTTCAGGAGCTGCTCCTCGTAGGCTCCCTCACAGCGTCGTTCACTCCACCTCTACATGACTCGGGATCAAATAAAACTGGTTGCCTTGCCTGGCTAGATAAGCAAAAGCACCAATCGGTGGCGTACATAAGTTTCGGGACTGTGGTGGGGCTTCCCCCGGAAGAATTATTCATCCTAGCAGAAGCTCTGGAGGCGAGCAGGACACCATACCTGTGGTCACTCAAGGACCacctgtacggacccgaatgtggactctcctcggggcccgcatgcgcgcttttggatcacgcagcttgggagtgtccaccttcccatggggatgcgtga
- the LOC116195173 gene encoding UDP-glycosyltransferase 78D4-like isoform X3 codes for MMSLLPEKHIAVLPFIGASHFQPLVNLVLKLAAAAPRVLFSLLIATGDKHLLSCSDLPVNVKLYEAISSPWLSPPPGESRKEKMQQFLEGAPRTYEMAIAVAEETAGVKVSCLLTDVFFTFASTLAEKKQKFRHDEEARSQPERTLEGIPGLSRMRIKDLPEALQHTYLDDMYTLFRVFRELGTVLPRADAVLVISYDEVTPEPLVANLKSKFQELLLVGSLTASFTPPLHDSGSNKTGCLAWLDKQKHQSVAYISFGTVVGLPPEELFILAEALEASRTPYLWSLKDHLYGPECGLSSGPACALLDHAAWECPPSHGDA; via the exons ATGATGAGCCTCTTGCCAGAGAAACACATAGCCGTGTTGCCGTTCATCGGGGCAAGCCATTTTCAGCCTCTTGTCAACCTCGTGCTGAAGCTAGCAGCCGCTGCCCCAAGGGTACTCTTCTCTTTACTCATAGCAACCGGGGACAAACATCTTTTATCTTGTTCCGATTTGCCAGTTAACGTGAAATTATATGAGGCTATTAGCTCGCCATGGCTAAGTCCCCCGCCGGGCGAATCCCGAAAGGAGAAGATGCAGCAGTTCTTGGAGGGGGCTCCAAGGACCTACGAAATGGCAATCGCGGTCGCAGAGGAAACTGCTGGAGTGAAGGTGAGTTGCCTTCTTACCGATGTGTTCTTCACCTTTGCCAGCACGCTTGCAGAGAAGAAGCAG AAGTTCCGCCATG atgaGGAGGCGCGGTCTCAACCAGAAAGGACCCTAGAGGGCATTCCTGGATTATCAAGAATGCGCATCAAGGATTTGCCGGAAGCACTCCAACACACCTACCTGGATGACATGTATACATTGTTCCGAGTGTTCCGTGAGCTCGGGACGGTGCTGCCACGAGCTGATGCCGTTCTGGTGATCTCCTATGATGAAGTGACTCCTGAGCCCTTGGTGGCGAACCTCAAGTCAAAGTTTCAGGAGCTGCTCCTCGTAGGCTCCCTCACAGCGTCGTTCACTCCACCTCTACATGACTCGGGATCAAATAAAACTGGTTGCCTTGCCTGGCTAGATAAGCAAAAGCACCAATCGGTGGCGTACATAAGTTTCGGGACTGTGGTGGGGCTTCCCCCGGAAGAATTATTCATCCTAGCAGAAGCTCTGGAGGCGAGCAGGACACCATACCTGTGGTCACTCAAGGACCacctgtacggacccgaatgtggactctcctcggggcccgcatgcgcgcttttggatcacgcagcttgggagtgtccaccttcccatggggatgcgtga